One segment of Mastomys coucha isolate ucsf_1 unplaced genomic scaffold, UCSF_Mcou_1 pScaffold23, whole genome shotgun sequence DNA contains the following:
- the LOC116072745 gene encoding olfactory receptor 145-like codes for MTQERMALGNDSSVTEFILLGLTQQPDLQLPLFFLFLGIYVVSMVGNLGLIVLIALNPHLHTPMYYFLFNLSLTDLCYSTVITPKMLVGFVKENIISHAECMTQLFFFCFFVIDECYILTAMAYDRYAAICKPLLYHVTMSHRVCLLMTIGVYMMGLLEAITHTGNMLSLTFCDSNIINHYMCDISPLLQLSCRSTSINELVVYLVVGFNVTVPSLTIFISYTLILSNILSIHSTGGRSKAFGTCGSHVIALSLFFGAVAFMYLKPSSASENDDKVCTIFYTVVGPMLNPFIYSIRNKDVHIALKKTLNRSSFI; via the coding sequence ATGACACAGGAAAGAATGGCTTTAGGAAATGACTCTTCAGTGACAGAATTCATCCTACTGGGCTTGACACAGCAGCCAGACCTCCagctgcctctcttcttcctgttcttgggAATCTATGTGGTTTCCATGGTGGGGAACCTGGGGTTGATTGTTCTGATTGCTTTGAATCCTCACCTGCACACCCCCATGTACTACTTTCTCTTCAACCTTTCCTTAACAGATCTCTGCTACTCCACTGTCATAACTCCCAAAATGCTGGTGGGTTTTGTGAAGGAGAATATCATCTCTCATGCTGAGTGCATGACTCaactctttttcttctgcttctttgttATTGATGAATGTTATATTTTGACAGCAATGGCCTATGACAGATATGCTGCCATCTGTAAGCCCCTGCTTTACCACGTGACCATGTCCCATCGGGTCTGCCTCTTGATGACCATTGGGGTATATATGATGGGGCTACTGGAAGCCATTACACATACTGGCAACATGCTAAGCCTGACCTTCTGTGATAGTAACATTATCAATCATTACATGTGTGATATATCCCCTCTTCTACAACTCTCCTGCAGAAGCACTTCTATCAATGAGCTGGTGGTTTACCTTGTTGTAGGTTTTAATGTAACAGTGCCCAGCCTgactatatttatttcttatacctTGATCCTTTCCAACATCCTTAGCATCCATTCTACAGGAGGTAGGTCGAAAGCCTTTGGTACTTGTGGCTCCCATgtaatagctctttctcttttctttggagCTGTAGCCTTCATGTATCTTAAGCCATCTAGTGCATCTGAGAATGATGATAAAGTATGTACCATTTTTTATACAGTTGTGGGCCCAATGCTGAATCCGTTCATATACAGTATAAGGAATAAGGATGTCCATATTGCTCTTAAAAAAACTTTGAATAGAAGCTCTTTTATTTAA